In the Streptomyces sp. BHT-5-2 genome, one interval contains:
- a CDS encoding ABC transporter permease: MSRPSTPAAAPAPRRRAPGARTPAALAVPALLAVAFLLMPLLGILARTGWSDLGTHLTSPGVLQALRLSLLVSCWALGLSVLLGVPLAWLLARVDFPGKVLVRSLVLLPMVLPPTVGGVALLLGFGRRGLLGPWLEDTFGIVLPFHTSGAVLAATFVAMPFLVISLEGTLAGLRPSYEETAASLGASPVRVFCTVTLPLVAPGLAAGAALTWARALGEFGATITFAGNLPGTTQTLPLQVYLLLQDSPEAATSVSLLLLAIALAVLVCLRGRWTGGPADRTARAARGGLTTDATADSAGTGAADGAAFPEDGHSQPLAPDPSAGGRWPLDAEVTGFTELTLRAEPGTTIAVVGPNGAGKTTLLRALLGLTPRARAVLRLGESDATALPPHRRGVAWVPQDGALFPHLTALANTAYGLRAQGVRRAEARRTAQQWLDRLGVGALAHRRPAQLSGGQAQRVALARALAARPRLLLLDEPLAALDQTTRAHVRHTLRSHLAGFGGVCLIVTHDPVEAVSLADRVLVLDGGRALQDAPPADVTRHPRSPWVARMLGRNAWPGTAAGDGLALTGGGHLVAAEPLPDGTAALAVIAPEAVSVHVEKPAGSPRNVWAGTVREITAAGSRLRVLVTSPEAPDLVAEITPAAALDLGLADGAAVWTSVKATEVALVAI, encoded by the coding sequence ATGAGCCGCCCCAGCACCCCCGCCGCGGCGCCGGCCCCCCGGCGCCGCGCACCCGGCGCCCGCACCCCGGCCGCCCTGGCCGTCCCCGCACTGCTCGCCGTCGCGTTCCTGCTGATGCCGCTGCTCGGCATCCTCGCCCGCACCGGCTGGAGCGACCTCGGCACCCATCTGACCAGCCCCGGAGTGCTCCAGGCGCTCCGGCTGTCGCTGCTGGTGTCGTGCTGGGCGCTGGGCCTGTCGGTGCTGCTCGGCGTCCCGCTGGCCTGGCTGCTGGCCCGGGTCGACTTCCCCGGCAAGGTGCTCGTCCGCTCGCTGGTGCTGCTCCCGATGGTGCTGCCGCCGACCGTCGGCGGTGTCGCCCTGCTGCTCGGCTTCGGCCGCCGCGGACTCCTCGGCCCCTGGCTGGAGGACACCTTCGGCATCGTCCTGCCGTTCCACACCTCCGGCGCGGTGCTGGCGGCGACCTTCGTCGCGATGCCCTTCCTCGTCATCAGCCTGGAGGGCACCCTCGCCGGTCTCCGGCCCAGCTACGAGGAGACCGCCGCCTCCCTCGGCGCCTCGCCGGTACGGGTCTTCTGCACCGTCACCCTGCCCCTGGTCGCCCCCGGACTGGCCGCCGGTGCCGCGCTGACCTGGGCCCGCGCGCTCGGCGAGTTCGGCGCCACGATCACCTTCGCCGGCAACCTCCCCGGCACCACCCAGACCCTGCCGCTCCAGGTCTATCTGCTGCTCCAGGACTCCCCGGAGGCCGCCACCTCCGTCTCCCTGCTGCTGCTCGCCATCGCCCTGGCCGTACTGGTGTGTCTGCGCGGGCGGTGGACGGGCGGGCCCGCGGACCGCACCGCCCGTGCCGCCCGCGGCGGGCTCACCACCGACGCGACGGCCGACAGCGCCGGGACCGGCGCGGCCGACGGCGCCGCATTCCCCGAAGACGGTCACTCGCAGCCCCTCGCACCCGACCCGTCCGCCGGCGGGCGCTGGCCGCTGGACGCCGAGGTCACCGGCTTCACCGAACTCACCCTCCGGGCCGAGCCGGGCACCACCATCGCCGTCGTCGGCCCCAACGGCGCCGGCAAGACCACCCTGCTGCGCGCCCTGCTCGGGCTCACCCCGCGGGCCCGCGCCGTGCTGCGCCTGGGGGAGAGCGACGCCACCGCGCTGCCCCCGCACCGCCGGGGCGTCGCCTGGGTCCCGCAGGACGGGGCACTCTTCCCGCACCTGACGGCGCTGGCCAACACCGCCTACGGGCTGCGCGCCCAGGGCGTCCGGCGCGCCGAGGCCCGGCGCACCGCCCAGCAGTGGCTCGACCGGCTCGGCGTCGGCGCGCTCGCCCACCGCCGGCCCGCCCAGCTCTCCGGCGGCCAGGCCCAACGCGTCGCCCTGGCCCGCGCGCTCGCCGCCCGGCCGCGGCTGCTGCTGCTCGACGAACCGCTGGCCGCGCTCGACCAGACCACCCGGGCACACGTCCGGCACACCCTGCGCAGCCATCTCGCCGGCTTCGGCGGGGTCTGCCTGATCGTCACCCACGACCCCGTCGAGGCGGTCTCGCTCGCCGACCGGGTCCTCGTCCTCGACGGCGGCCGTGCGCTCCAGGACGCCCCGCCCGCCGACGTCACCCGCCATCCGCGCTCGCCCTGGGTGGCCCGGATGCTCGGCCGCAACGCCTGGCCGGGCACCGCGGCCGGCGACGGGCTGGCGCTCACCGGGGGCGGGCACCTGGTCGCCGCCGAACCGCTTCCCGACGGCACCGCGGCGCTGGCCGTGATCGCCCCCGAGGCGGTCTCGGTGCACGTCGAGAAGCCCGCGGGCAGTCCGCGCAACGTCTGGGCCGGGACCGTACGGGAGATCACCGCCGCCGGCAGCCGGCTGCGGGTCCTCGTCACCTCGCCCGAGGCGCCCGACCTCGTCGCCGAGATCACCCCGGCGGCGGCCCTGGACCTCGGGCTCGCCGACGGCGCCGCCGTCTGGACCAGCGTCAAGGCCACCGAGGTGGCACTGGTGGCGATCTGA
- the modA gene encoding molybdate ABC transporter substrate-binding protein: MSPFLTGRRAAAAIVTAALLVPLAACSGGSGDSAKKDGGASGGTTKLTVLAAASLTDVLQKAGAVYEKEHPGTKVAFSFAGSQELAAQVKQGAPADALVTADTKTMDGLKADTGAPTVIAKNRLVIATGKGNPKKVGALKDLANSKLKVVLAAPDVPVGRYGKKVLDAQKLTVKPVSQEPNVRAVLSKVELGEADAGIVYKTDAATAPKKVDAIDIPDAQNAVASYPAATLKSSQHSAAAAAFVKWLSTPEAQKLLQEAGFQKP; this comes from the coding sequence ATGTCCCCGTTCCTCACCGGGCGCCGCGCCGCCGCCGCGATCGTCACCGCCGCCCTCCTCGTCCCGCTCGCCGCCTGCTCCGGCGGCAGCGGCGACAGCGCCAAGAAGGACGGCGGCGCGTCCGGCGGCACCACCAAGCTCACCGTGCTCGCCGCCGCCTCGCTCACCGACGTCCTCCAGAAGGCCGGCGCCGTGTACGAGAAGGAGCACCCGGGCACCAAGGTCGCCTTCTCCTTCGCCGGCTCCCAGGAGCTCGCCGCCCAGGTCAAGCAGGGCGCCCCCGCCGACGCCCTGGTCACCGCCGACACCAAGACCATGGACGGACTCAAAGCGGACACCGGTGCCCCCACCGTCATCGCCAAGAACCGCCTGGTCATCGCCACCGGCAAGGGCAACCCCAAGAAGGTCGGCGCCCTGAAGGACCTCGCGAACAGCAAGTTGAAGGTGGTGCTGGCCGCCCCCGACGTGCCGGTCGGCCGCTACGGCAAGAAGGTCCTGGACGCCCAGAAGCTGACCGTCAAGCCGGTCTCCCAGGAGCCCAACGTCCGCGCCGTCCTGAGCAAGGTGGAACTCGGCGAGGCGGACGCCGGCATCGTCTACAAGACGGACGCCGCCACCGCGCCCAAGAAGGTCGACGCCATCGACATCCCGGACGCCCAGAACGCCGTCGCCTCCTACCCGGCGGCGACCCTGAAGTCCTCCCAGCACTCGGCCGCGGCCGCCGCGTTCGTGAAGTGGCTGAGCACGCCCGAGGCGCAGAAGCTCCTCCAGGAGGCCGGTTTCCAGAAGCCGTGA
- a CDS encoding molybdopterin-binding protein, with amino-acid sequence MQSYTIGQAARLLGVSPDTARRWADAGRVATHRDESGRRLIDGRDLAAFSVEVGQAPGGEDDDTYTSVRNAFPGIVTAVTLGDVAAQVEIQAGPHRLVSLLTREAVEELGLEVGMQAVARVKSTSVHIDRT; translated from the coding sequence ATGCAGTCCTACACAATCGGCCAGGCGGCCCGTCTGCTGGGCGTGAGCCCGGACACCGCCCGCCGCTGGGCGGACGCCGGACGGGTCGCGACCCATCGCGACGAGAGCGGCCGTCGCCTGATCGACGGCCGGGACCTCGCCGCCTTCTCCGTCGAGGTGGGCCAGGCCCCCGGCGGTGAGGACGACGACACCTACACCTCCGTCCGCAACGCCTTCCCGGGCATCGTCACCGCCGTCACCCTCGGCGACGTCGCCGCCCAGGTCGAGATCCAGGCCGGCCCGCACCGCCTGGTGTCCCTCCTCACCCGAGAAGCGGTCGAGGAACTCGGGCTGGAGGTCGGCATGCAGGCCGTCGCACGGGTGAAATCCACCAGCGTGCACATCGACCGCACCTGA
- a CDS encoding molybdopterin-dependent oxidoreductase, which produces MSRLSPSRPAAVRGPSEAAPPAARRFRISGQLHRPLVLTVADLRTRWPQRHAPVVFDCATNGPQHHTFDGPLLRDVLDAAGPAFDARRRKDRSRFLLTVTGGDGHHTVLSWAEIDADFGNAPILLATAMDDRPLDAMGSQLVVPSDRCGARYISAITGIWVGTCPAPGER; this is translated from the coding sequence ATGAGCCGACTCAGCCCGTCCCGCCCCGCCGCCGTCCGCGGCCCGTCCGAGGCCGCCCCGCCCGCCGCCCGGCGCTTCCGGATCAGCGGGCAGCTGCACCGCCCGCTCGTGCTGACCGTCGCCGACCTGCGGACGCGCTGGCCGCAGCGGCACGCCCCGGTCGTCTTCGACTGCGCCACCAACGGGCCGCAGCACCACACCTTCGACGGCCCGCTGCTGCGGGACGTCCTGGACGCGGCGGGCCCCGCCTTCGACGCCCGGCGGCGCAAGGACCGCTCCCGCTTCCTGCTGACGGTCACCGGCGGGGACGGCCACCACACCGTGCTGTCCTGGGCGGAGATCGACGCCGACTTCGGCAACGCCCCGATCCTGCTGGCCACGGCCATGGACGACCGGCCGCTGGACGCCATGGGTAGCCAGCTCGTGGTGCCGTCCGACCGCTGCGGCGCGCGGTACATCAGCGCCATCACGGGTATCTGGGTGGGTACGTGCCCGGCACCGGGGGAGCGGTAG